The following coding sequences are from one Musa acuminata AAA Group cultivar baxijiao chromosome BXJ1-6, Cavendish_Baxijiao_AAA, whole genome shotgun sequence window:
- the LOC135676765 gene encoding zinc finger transcription factor YY1-like: MEKRSIASARGRPTAVRWFKRWVPQDVVATGGKCHLLKWVTEGMLKALEDKSKDSVAEEQKPEPRTETLYLCTYEGCGKAFIEFGALKKHTHTHGEKQHVCQYEGCGKKFVDSSKLKRHYLIHTGERQFVCPHEGCGKAFSLDFNLKSHMKTHSLENYHVCPYPECGKKYTHESKLKSHLKAHHEKVTTVEMVKRKPASDKPHNTTKSAATAYVSASAERRFACPYEGCGKAYIHEYKLNLHLRKEHPGHNPVENRKSALSIDQTIDEPSNQDAYTTKGGIGKNSKRRKPNPTLLMPPAKLPKRTRQNLVLLDTKTVKNHMQTKEMYEEDSQETEEDRGNIIKTDGWSHHDMNDEDEDAEMEAV, from the exons ATGGAGAAGCGCTCCATCGCCTCCGCTAGAGGCCGCCCCACTGCCGTCCGGTGGTTCAAACGATG GGTTCCGCAGGATGTGGTTGCTACAGGTGGGAAGTGTCACTTGTTGAAGTGGGTCACAG AGGGAATGTTAAAAGCTCTGGAAGACAAGTCCAAGGATTCAGTTGCTGAAGAGCAAAAACCTGAACCAAGAACAGAGACACTCTACCTCTGCACCTATGAAGGTTGTGGGAAAGCTTTCATCGAGTTTGGAGCTTTAAAGAAACATACACACACTCATGGAGAGAAGCAACATGTTTGTCAATACGAGGGATGTGGGAAG AAATTTGTAGACAGTTCAAAGTTGAAGAGGCACTATCTGATACATACTGGTGAAAGACAGTTTGTTTGCCCACATGAAGGCTGTGGTAAG GCCTTCTCATTGGATTTCAACTTGAAGTCGCATATGAAAACACATTCACTGGAGAACTATCATGTTTGTCCTTACCCGGAATGTGGGAAGAAATACACCCATGAAAGCAAGTTAAAATCTCACCTAAAGGCACACCATGAAAAG GTTACTACAGTGGAAATGGTGAAGCGCAAGCCAGCCTCGGATAAGCCCCATAATACTACTAAGTCTGCTGCTACTGCTTATGTTTCTGCCTCTGCTGAGCGTCGTTTTGCTTGTCCATATGAAGGTTGTGGGAAAGCCTACATCCATGAGTATAAACTGAACCTCCATTTGAGAAAGGAGCATCCTGGACACAATCCAGTAGAAAATCGCAAATCTGCTCTTTCTATCGACCAGACCATTGATGAACCTAGTAATCAAGATGCATACACCACAAAGGGTGGTATTGGCAAGAATTCTAAAAGACGCAAACCCAATCCGACACTACTGATGCCTCCTGCCAAACTTCCAAAACGAACAAGACAAAACTTGGTATTGCTGGATACAAAGACTGTCAAGAATCACATGCAAACCAAAGAGATGTACGAGGAAGATAGCCAAGAAACAGAAGAAGATCGAGGCAACATCATCAAGACGGATGGATGGAGTCACCATGATATGAACGATGAGGATGAGGATGCTGAGATGGAGGCTGTATAG